In the genome of Dunckerocampus dactyliophorus isolate RoL2022-P2 chromosome 6, RoL_Ddac_1.1, whole genome shotgun sequence, one region contains:
- the LOC129182764 gene encoding ATP synthase membrane subunit K, mitochondrial-like, whose protein sequence is MPTSPVKVRIPLTSFGHLITEVKKQLFGLEGPAAVKLTGLRKYFNSYTIQGRRNCVLATYSVIAVTAVAYFMHRQTKKEAQRDSTD, encoded by the exons ATGCCGACGTCTCCTGTAAAAGTGCGCATCCCTCTCACGAGCTTTGGGCATCTGATAACAGAGGTGAAG AAGCAACTGTTTGGCCTCGAGGGGCctgctgccgtcaagctgaccGGTTTGAGGAAGTACTTTAACAGCTACACCATACAGGGTCGCCGAAAT TGTGTCTTGGCTACTTACAGCGTCATAGCTGTCACAGCGGTGGCCTATTTCATGCACAGACAAACCAAAAAAGAAGCTCAGAGAGACTCCACAGACtga
- the LOC129182763 gene encoding suppressor of cytokine signaling 1-like, with product MVRDNLVKTVAQNEKQNQNHAPDEPARPQQVHNPESEKQKQQTEPDVRHWNKLHCLHLSDEELETWCQAEAASLPSHLRPFRSLDEYKLVKHTHHQLLHSSYYWGPMTMEEAHKTLSQSSPGTFLIRDSGQPDVFFTLSYQSNEGPISVRVMLNKLLFSLYGSEKTFPSLFALLAHYSSSSCKLTVPFRMQRPEFLKQICRRALVHTYGAENIRTLPGLSCEVKDYVQAYPHSL from the exons ATGGTTAGAGATAACCTGGTTAAAACAGTAGCACAGAATGAAAAACAGAACCAGAATCATGCACCTGATGAACCTGCAAGACCTCAACAGGTCCACAATCCAGAGAGTGAGAAACAAAAGCAGCAGACAGAGCCGGATGTGCGCCACTGGAACAAGCTCCACTGTCTACACCTCTCAGACGAGGAACTTGAAACCTGGTGTCAG GCGGAGGCGGCCAGCTTGCCCTCTCATCTGCGTCCATTCCGTAGCCTGGACGAGTACAAACTGGTGAAACACACTCACCATCAGCTGCTGCACAGTTCTTACTACTGGGGACCAATGACCATGGAGGAGGCGCACAAAACACTCTCCCAGTCGTCACCAGGCACCTTCCTCATCAG AGACAGTGGCCAGCCAGATGTCTTCTTCACACTGAGCTACCAAAGCAATGAAGGCCCGATAAGCGTTCGTGTGATGCTCAACAAGCTGCTCTTCTCTCTGTATGGAAGCGAAAAGACTTTTCCCTCCCTCTTCGCTCTGCTTGCGCATTACAGCAGCTCGTCATGTAAGTTGACGGTGCCTTTCCGCATGCAGCGACCTGAGTTCCTCAAGCAGATCTGCAGGAGGGCATTGGTGCACACGTACGGTGCAGAAAACATAAGGACCTTACCTGGACTCAGCTGTGAAGTGAAAGACTATGTTCAGGCCTATCCTCACTCTCtatag